From Nymphaea colorata isolate Beijing-Zhang1983 unplaced genomic scaffold, ASM883128v2 scaffold0488, whole genome shotgun sequence, one genomic window encodes:
- the LOC116245061 gene encoding LOW QUALITY PROTEIN: uncharacterized protein LOC116245061 (The sequence of the model RefSeq protein was modified relative to this genomic sequence to represent the inferred CDS: deleted 2 bases in 1 codon; substituted 1 base at 1 genomic stop codon), with product MQRLQQLNTHLQKENISGSADDVVICSAVRTPITKGKRGGLKDTAPEYLLSVVLREAAARAKVNVADIQDIAVGNNLQPGAGEIPNRMAMFLAGFPDTTSIVAVNRLCSSGLEACSIIAAKIKAGVIDIGIGSGVESMSVYDMNSSVNVEKISEAVFEDEKARGCLMGMGETSENVAEKFGVNRQKQDQMAVDSHQKAFKAQQSGLFDSIFYSIXEIVAVKTKIKDQDGKEKEVVISKDDGIRKETTLESLGKLKPAFRKTGTTTAGNSSQVSDGAAAVVLARRSVAQKLGLPILARFVHYAVKGCPPEIMGIGPAVAIPELLAKTGKKVSDIDIWEINEAFASQATYCVEKLGIDYAKLNPKGGAIALGHPLGCTGARQIATLLPELQRTKGKLGVVSMCIGTGMGAAALIERE from the exons ATGCAAAGACTCCAACAGCTCAACACCCACCTCCAGAAGGAAAACATCTCTGGCTCCGCAGACGACGTCGTCATCTGCTCAGCTGTCAGAACCCCCATCACCAAGGGCAAACGCGGAGGCCTCAAGGACACTGCTCCCGAGTATCTCCTCTCAGTGGTCCTCAGGGAAGCTGCTGCCAGAGCCAAAGTCAACGTCGCTGACATCCAGGATATTGCAGTCGGCAATAACCTGCAGCCCGGAGCTGGAGAAATCCCCAACAGAATGGCTATGTTCTTGGCTGGATTCCCCGATACCACCTCCATCGTGGCCGTCAACCGTCTTTGCTCCTCAGGTCTCGAGGCTTGCTCGATCATCGCAGCCAAGATCAAGGCTGGAGTTATCGATATCGGTATTGGATCTGGAGTGGAGTCCATGTCCGTCTATGACATGAACAGCTCTGTTAATGTTGAAAAGATTTCTGAAGCCGTGTTTGAAGACGAGAAGGCTCGTGGCTGCCTCATGGGAATGGGAGAAACTTCTGAAAATGTCGCTGAGAAGTTCGGAGTTAACAGGCAAAAACAAGATCAAATGGCTGTTGATTCTCACCAAAAAGCCTTCAAGGCACAACAAAGCGGCCTTTTCGACAGTATTTTTTATTCGATATAG GAAATCGTTGCTGTGAAGACCAAGATCAAGGATCAGGACGGCAAGGAAAAGGAAGTCGTTATCAGCAAGGACGATGGTATCCGTAAAGAAACTACTCTGGAAAGCTTGGGCAAGCTGAAACCTGCTTTCCGCAAGACCGGAACCACAACTGCTGGAAACAGCTCTCAAGTTTCCGACGGTGCTGCTGCTGTCGTTCTCGCCAGACGCTCAGTCGCCCAAAAGTTGGGACTCCCCATCCTCGCCCGCTTCGTCCACTACGCAGTGAAGGGCTGCCCTCCTGAGATCATGGGTATCGGACCCGCTGTTGCTATCCCTGAGCTTTTGGCTAAGACTGGCAAGAAGGTCAGCGACATCGACATCTGGGAAATCAACGAGGCATTCGCCAGTCAGGCCACCTACTGTGTGGAGAAGCTGGGCATTGACTACGCCAAGCTGAACCCTAAGGGAGGAGCTATTGCCCTCGGCCACCCCTTGGGATGCACCGGAGCTCGTCAAATCGCCACCCTGCTCCCTGAGCTTCAAAGGACTAAAGGAAAGTTGGGAGTTGTATCGATGTGCATTGGAACAGGCATGGGAGCTGCTGCCCTCATCGAAAGAGAATGA